One Staphylococcus simiae genomic region harbors:
- a CDS encoding YlbF/YmcA family competence regulator, which translates to MAVNLYDYANQLEQALRDSEEYKAIKDAFAKVKANEESKKLFDEFRETQMSFQQKQMQGEEIPEEDLQKAQEQAQAIEKDENISELMNAEQKMSQVFQEINQIIVKPLDEIYAD; encoded by the coding sequence ATGGCAGTAAATTTATACGATTATGCAAATCAATTAGAACAAGCTTTAAGAGATAGTGAAGAATATAAAGCTATTAAGGACGCTTTTGCGAAAGTAAAAGCTAATGAAGAGTCAAAAAAATTATTTGATGAATTCCGTGAAACTCAAATGAGTTTCCAACAAAAACAAATGCAAGGTGAAGAGATTCCTGAGGAAGATTTACAAAAAGCTCAAGAACAAGCTCAAGCAATCGAAAAAGATGAAAACATCTCTGAATTAATGAATGCTGAGCAAAAAATGAGCCAAGTATTCCAAGAAATCAACCAAATCATCGTTAAACCTTTAGATGAAATTTACGCTGACTAA
- a CDS encoding DUF445 domain-containing protein yields the protein MNAIFVIIFMIVVGAIIGGITNVIAIRMLFHPFKPLYIFHLRVPFTPGLIPKRRREIASKIGQVIEEHLLTESLIKAKLESKQSQQAIEDILMQQISKVKHDNTTIASIAQHLNIDIDHVINDNVNHYIQRQIMTFYNNHQAEQLVNLIPETIQTAIDNKVEEATDLLCDRARKYLSSERGTKDINDMIDTFFNEKGKIIGMLQMFMTKESIADRIQQELIRLTSHPKAKAIATTVIHNEYLELKRKQLNEVITEKQFAEISEVSANYISNTIYQQSHRSLQQMMPNVIDYLEQHLVQQLTTMITSQLSKHLSSIMKKVNLRGLVEEQINTFDLDYIEKLIIEIADKELKLIMSLGFILGGIIGFFQGLVAIFV from the coding sequence ATGAATGCAATATTTGTAATTATATTTATGATAGTTGTAGGAGCTATCATCGGTGGCATAACAAATGTTATTGCTATAAGAATGCTATTTCATCCGTTTAAACCACTTTATATTTTTCATTTGAGAGTACCATTTACGCCCGGACTAATACCTAAAAGAAGAAGAGAAATTGCGTCTAAGATTGGTCAAGTGATTGAAGAACATCTTTTGACTGAATCATTAATCAAAGCAAAGCTTGAAAGTAAACAGTCTCAACAAGCAATTGAAGATATCTTAATGCAACAGATTTCAAAAGTTAAACATGACAACACAACAATTGCTAGTATTGCTCAACACTTAAATATCGACATCGATCATGTAATTAATGATAATGTTAATCATTATATTCAGCGTCAAATCATGACATTTTATAACAATCATCAAGCTGAACAATTGGTTAATCTTATTCCTGAAACGATACAAACAGCAATAGATAATAAGGTCGAAGAAGCTACAGATTTACTCTGTGATAGAGCACGGAAATATTTGTCTTCTGAAAGAGGAACTAAAGATATCAACGATATGATAGATACCTTTTTCAATGAAAAAGGTAAAATTATCGGTATGTTACAAATGTTTATGACTAAAGAAAGTATTGCTGATCGTATTCAACAAGAGTTAATTAGATTAACGTCACATCCGAAAGCTAAAGCTATTGCGACGACAGTAATACACAATGAATATCTAGAATTAAAAAGAAAGCAATTAAATGAAGTAATAACTGAAAAACAATTTGCAGAAATATCTGAAGTTAGTGCTAATTATATAAGCAATACCATATATCAACAATCACATCGTTCACTACAACAAATGATGCCTAATGTCATTGATTATCTAGAACAGCATTTAGTTCAACAATTAACAACGATGATTACTTCTCAATTATCTAAACATCTTTCAAGTATTATGAAAAAAGTGAATTTAAGAGGTTTAGTAGAAGAACAAATAAATACATTTGATTTAGATTATATTGAAAAATTAATTATTGAAATTGCAGATAAAGAGTTAAAATTAATTATGTCCCTTGGTTTCATTTTGGGTGGAATTATTGGATTTTTCCAAGGATTAGTTGCAATCTTTGTCTAA
- the xdrA gene encoding XRE family transcriptional regulator XdrA, translating to MDRQSFTDLIQTKFKMVRIEAGYTQDTMAQTIGLSKKTLVQIEKERVLPNWTTCISICALFRDSEVLNSTFGCDPLEIVQTISRNHCAYPNHAPTSDIYWNNVETRNGFILQSNKVSNIYRVLNPDNQPIFGTSKMREAETYFNRNAKEELVHI from the coding sequence ATGGATAGACAGAGTTTTACTGATTTAATTCAAACTAAATTTAAAATGGTACGTATAGAGGCTGGCTATACTCAGGACACAATGGCTCAAACAATTGGCTTATCAAAGAAGACTTTGGTTCAAATTGAGAAAGAAAGAGTATTACCAAACTGGACAACTTGTATTTCAATTTGTGCATTGTTTAGAGATTCTGAAGTTTTAAATAGTACATTTGGCTGTGATCCATTAGAAATCGTACAAACTATATCTAGAAATCACTGTGCATATCCAAATCATGCACCAACTAGCGACATTTATTGGAATAATGTAGAGACACGTAATGGTTTTATTTTACAAAGTAACAAAGTAAGTAATATTTATCGTGTATTAAATCCTGATAACCAACCTATTTTTGGTACTTCAAAAATGAGAGAAGCGGAAACTTATTTCAATAGAAATGCTAAAGAAGAATTAGTACATATCTAA
- a CDS encoding response regulator: MKKIILVDDHHIVRQGLRFLLSTIDDFDVIEDFSNGQDFIDFINSGEQPDIVLLDLVMPDMNGIEITKYLKKYYPEIKILVLTSYVDDEHVISAINQGADGYEMKDVEPEQLITTIRRVLEGNKVIHPKAQDVFEAVSQKPHNTNKLSKREIEVLREMVKGKTNKEIAETLFVSEKTIKTHVSHIFTKLQVNDRTQAAIYAMENKLI, encoded by the coding sequence ATGAAAAAAATCATACTAGTAGATGACCACCATATTGTTCGTCAAGGCTTACGCTTTTTACTATCAACCATTGATGATTTTGATGTGATTGAAGACTTTTCAAATGGACAAGATTTTATTGATTTTATCAATAGTGGCGAACAACCTGACATTGTTTTGTTAGATTTAGTCATGCCAGATATGAATGGTATAGAAATCACTAAATATTTAAAAAAATATTATCCAGAAATTAAAATATTAGTGTTAACAAGTTATGTAGATGATGAACATGTTATTTCAGCCATTAATCAAGGTGCTGATGGCTATGAAATGAAGGATGTTGAACCAGAACAACTGATAACTACTATACGACGAGTGTTAGAAGGTAATAAAGTTATACACCCTAAAGCTCAAGATGTCTTTGAAGCAGTGAGTCAAAAACCACATAACACTAATAAGTTATCTAAAAGAGAAATAGAAGTACTTAGAGAAATGGTTAAAGGTAAGACTAATAAAGAAATTGCGGAAACATTATTTGTATCAGAGAAAACAATTAAAACACACGTCAGTCATATTTTTACTAAATTACAGGTTAATGATCGTACGCAAGCTGCTATTTATGCTATGGAAAATAAATTGATTTAG
- a CDS encoding GAF domain-containing sensor histidine kinase → MEQKSRLALLKEIAEFLNEETEIYSVTQGALKSLIEGSNFTTGWIFFINQEGQHELVSYVDLPPSLMANQCHYIKDGTCWCVNAFNKGKLNKASNIVNCSRINLASKALPNQNNGVTHHATVPLKSGSEQFGILNVASPNTERYSDEDLELLESVAFQLGSAIKRIYLTDHEKEVAKINERNRLARDLHDSVNQMLFSVKLTAHAAYGLTQETIAKQAFQTIEETSQNAVNEMRALIWQLKPVGLEQGIVHALTAYGKLVDINLEIDVEGLIDLSNDIEENIYRALQECINNVKKHANTDKLLIKITQSNHHLEIVAEDEGCGFNMEEINMMSSHGLTNIKQRVKLLNGNVDIHSTPNQGTRITMKIPIELRS, encoded by the coding sequence ATGGAGCAAAAATCGAGGTTAGCGTTACTGAAAGAAATTGCCGAATTTTTAAATGAAGAAACTGAAATATATAGTGTGACTCAAGGTGCCTTAAAATCTTTGATAGAAGGTAGTAATTTCACAACAGGCTGGATCTTTTTTATAAATCAAGAAGGTCAACATGAACTTGTATCATATGTCGATTTGCCACCTTCATTAATGGCAAATCAATGTCACTATATTAAAGACGGTACGTGCTGGTGTGTTAATGCTTTTAATAAAGGCAAATTAAATAAAGCCTCAAATATTGTAAACTGTTCAAGAATTAACTTAGCTTCTAAAGCTTTGCCAAATCAGAATAATGGAGTTACTCATCATGCAACAGTGCCACTTAAATCAGGTTCAGAACAATTTGGTATATTAAATGTTGCTTCTCCCAATACTGAACGATATAGCGACGAAGATTTAGAGTTGCTAGAATCTGTTGCCTTTCAATTAGGGTCAGCTATTAAACGCATTTATTTAACGGATCATGAAAAGGAAGTAGCAAAAATTAATGAAAGAAATCGATTGGCTAGAGATTTACATGATTCAGTAAATCAAATGCTCTTTTCTGTAAAGTTAACAGCACATGCTGCATACGGTTTAACACAAGAAACGATTGCTAAACAAGCATTTCAAACAATTGAAGAAACGAGTCAAAATGCTGTCAATGAAATGAGAGCTTTAATATGGCAATTAAAACCAGTTGGCTTAGAACAAGGTATTGTACATGCATTAACTGCATATGGCAAGTTAGTCGATATCAATTTAGAAATTGATGTTGAAGGATTAATTGATTTATCAAATGACATCGAAGAAAATATTTATCGTGCGCTACAGGAATGTATTAATAATGTGAAAAAACACGCTAATACCGACAAATTACTAATAAAAATAACTCAATCAAATCATCACCTTGAAATAGTTGCAGAAGATGAGGGTTGCGGTTTTAATATGGAAGAAATCAATATGATGTCATCCCATGGTTTAACTAATATTAAACAGCGCGTCAAATTGTTAAATGGGAATGTTGACATACATTCAACACCCAATCAAGGTACAAGAATAACAATGAAAATACCTATAGAATTACGTAGTTAG
- a CDS encoding RluA family pseudouridine synthase, whose translation MKFKIPENFNNMTLREIFQQVKLPKKDLHHLNMSKDITINDRLARLADTVHTNDIVYVPTPDEKSNYLPSYRYAEVKYEDDDLAIILKPKGVKTHPNDLKESNTLMNHVIYTIDSDYVEPIHRLDQETVGLLIVAKNPLMKKILDRMLEENDITRIYRANVKALLPIKPQTIDMPIGKDKFHSNKRRVSPTGQRAITHILSSQMVKENVCQLAIKLDTGRTHQIRVHLAEIGHPVIGDPLYGDSTLRQLSLESYKIELQHPLTKELISVSLDD comes from the coding sequence ATGAAATTTAAAATACCAGAAAACTTTAATAACATGACCTTAAGAGAAATATTTCAACAAGTGAAGTTACCCAAGAAAGATCTCCATCATTTAAATATGTCGAAGGACATTACAATTAACGATCGCTTAGCACGTTTAGCTGATACAGTTCATACGAATGACATCGTCTATGTACCTACTCCCGATGAGAAAAGTAATTATCTACCAAGTTATCGCTATGCTGAAGTGAAATATGAAGATGATGACTTAGCAATTATTTTGAAACCTAAAGGTGTTAAAACACATCCAAACGATTTAAAAGAAAGTAATACATTAATGAATCATGTTATATATACGATTGATAGTGATTATGTTGAACCTATCCATAGGCTCGATCAAGAAACTGTTGGCTTACTAATTGTTGCTAAAAATCCATTAATGAAAAAAATATTAGACAGAATGTTAGAAGAAAATGATATTACTCGAATATACAGAGCTAATGTTAAAGCACTATTGCCAATTAAACCTCAAACCATTGATATGCCAATCGGAAAAGACAAGTTCCATTCAAATAAAAGAAGAGTATCACCTACGGGTCAACGTGCAATTACGCATATTTTATCTTCTCAAATGGTTAAAGAAAATGTATGTCAATTAGCAATTAAATTAGATACAGGTCGAACACATCAAATTCGTGTGCACTTAGCAGAAATTGGTCATCCTGTTATTGGAGACCCATTGTACGGAGATTCAACCTTAAGACAGCTTTCCTTAGAAAGTTATAAAATTGAATTACAGCACCCATTAACAAAAGAATTGATTTCAGTATCTTTAGACGATTAA
- the fumC gene encoding class II fumarate hydratase: MSVRIEHDTFGEIEVPSDKYWGAQTERSKRNFPVGKERMPIEVVYGFAQLKRAAALANHELGKLDSIKKDAIVHACDRILTGELDEHFPLVVWQTGSGTQSNMNVNEVVSFVANEYLKNHNSDETIHPNDDVNKSQSSNDTFPTAMHVALYHEVETKLEPALKHLRNTFKEKEDQFNSIIKIGRTHLQDATPIRLGQEISGWRYMLDKCEQMLSESKKYMLNLAIGGTAVGTGINAHPEFGDKVAKFIAENTGYPFVSSENKFHALTAHDEVVQLHGTLKALAGDLMKIANDVRWLASGPRAGLAEISIPENEPGSSIMPGKVNPTQCEMLTMVAVQVMGNDTVVGFASSQGNFELNVYKPVIMHNTLQSIYLLADGMETFNNNCAVGIEPIAENIDNYLNQSLMLVTALNPHIGYEKAAQIAKKAHKDGLTLKESAIQSGYVTEEQFEAWIKPEDMVDPH; this comes from the coding sequence ATGTCAGTAAGAATTGAACATGATACTTTTGGAGAAATTGAAGTACCTTCAGATAAATATTGGGGTGCCCAAACTGAACGAAGTAAAAGAAATTTTCCAGTTGGTAAAGAACGTATGCCAATTGAAGTAGTGTATGGCTTTGCACAATTAAAAAGAGCAGCAGCATTAGCCAATCATGAATTAGGAAAATTAGATTCAATTAAAAAAGATGCCATTGTACATGCCTGTGACAGAATTTTAACAGGTGAACTAGATGAGCATTTCCCATTAGTTGTCTGGCAAACAGGAAGCGGTACTCAAAGTAATATGAATGTTAATGAAGTAGTTAGCTTTGTAGCTAATGAATACCTAAAAAATCATAATAGCGATGAAACGATTCACCCTAATGATGATGTAAATAAATCACAAAGTTCAAATGATACTTTCCCAACTGCAATGCATGTTGCTTTATATCATGAAGTTGAAACAAAATTAGAACCAGCCTTAAAACATTTACGTAATACTTTTAAAGAAAAAGAAGATCAATTCAACTCAATTATTAAAATTGGACGAACTCATTTACAAGATGCTACACCAATTCGATTAGGTCAAGAAATTAGTGGTTGGCGTTATATGTTAGATAAATGTGAACAAATGTTGTCTGAATCAAAAAAGTATATGCTAAATTTAGCTATTGGTGGGACTGCTGTAGGAACTGGTATCAATGCACATCCAGAATTTGGAGATAAAGTTGCCAAATTTATTGCAGAAAATACTGGGTATCCTTTTGTGTCATCAGAAAATAAATTCCATGCATTAACAGCACATGACGAAGTAGTACAATTACATGGTACTTTAAAAGCATTAGCAGGCGATTTGATGAAGATTGCAAATGATGTAAGATGGTTAGCATCTGGTCCTCGTGCAGGATTAGCTGAAATTTCAATTCCTGAAAATGAACCAGGATCATCAATTATGCCGGGTAAAGTTAACCCTACACAATGTGAAATGTTAACAATGGTTGCAGTCCAAGTAATGGGCAATGATACAGTAGTTGGCTTTGCAAGTTCACAAGGTAATTTTGAGTTGAATGTATACAAACCTGTTATTATGCATAATACATTACAATCAATATATTTATTAGCTGATGGTATGGAAACATTTAATAACAATTGCGCAGTCGGTATTGAACCAATAGCTGAAAATATCGATAACTATTTAAATCAATCATTAATGTTAGTGACTGCATTAAATCCACATATTGGTTATGAAAAAGCAGCGCAAATTGCTAAAAAAGCACATAAAGATGGGTTAACATTAAAAGAGTCAGCGATTCAATCAGGATACGTTACAGAAGAACAATTTGAAGCGTGGATTAAACCAGAAGATATGGTTGATCCTCACTAG
- a CDS encoding SAS053 family DNA gyrase inhibitor: protein MVNEKDAKLNYHEDENAMVNDFDDLKELGKEMEQISEENDQEKHNQSHDNN from the coding sequence ATGGTTAATGAAAAAGATGCTAAATTAAATTATCATGAAGATGAAAATGCAATGGTAAATGATTTTGATGATTTGAAAGAACTAGGTAAAGAAATGGAACAAATTTCTGAAGAAAACGATCAAGAAAAGCATAATCAATCACACGATAATAATTAA
- a CDS encoding 6-phosphogluconolactonase, whose product MAMNFKVFDNSQLVAEYAADIIRKQFNNNPTTIAGFHLDTDQAPVLDELKKNVDHHAVDFSQINILDYDNNQSYFEALGVPKSQIYAIEFEKDAIEFISDKIKTKENKGKLTLQVLSISEQGHLDVSVRQGLMEAREIILVITGVNKREMVEKLYQENGKSSYEPADLKAHRMVNVILDKEAAEGLPEDVKTYFTSRFA is encoded by the coding sequence ATGGCAATGAATTTTAAAGTATTTGACAACAGTCAACTTGTAGCAGAATATGCTGCCGATATTATTAGAAAGCAATTTAATAACAATCCAACAACAATAGCTGGTTTTCATTTAGATACAGATCAAGCACCTGTTCTAGATGAATTAAAGAAAAATGTAGATCATCATGCTGTGGACTTTAGTCAAATTAATATTTTAGATTATGACAATAATCAATCATATTTTGAAGCTTTGGGAGTACCTAAAAGTCAAATTTATGCTATTGAATTTGAAAAAGATGCCATTGAATTTATTTCAGATAAAATTAAAACTAAAGAAAATAAAGGTAAATTAACTTTGCAAGTGCTATCTATTAGCGAACAAGGCCATTTAGATGTTAGTGTGCGTCAAGGATTAATGGAAGCTAGAGAAATTATTCTGGTCATTACAGGTGTAAACAAACGTGAAATGGTAGAAAAATTATACCAAGAAAATGGTAAAAGTAGTTATGAGCCAGCTGACTTAAAAGCTCATCGTATGGTTAATGTAATTTTAGATAAAGAAGCTGCTGAAGGCTTACCAGAAGATGTAAAAACTTACTTTACATCACGTTTTGCATAA
- the trmL gene encoding tRNA (uridine(34)/cytosine(34)/5-carboxymethylaminomethyluridine(34)-2'-O)-methyltransferase TrmL yields the protein MTNHIVLFQPEIPANTGNIARTCAGTNTHLHLIKPLGFSTDDKMLKRAGLDYWEFVNITYHDSIEEFFDNTSGEYYLLTKFGQKTYSDFDFSNTEVDNYFIFGRETTGLPDWVKEKYKETALRIPMSDHIRSLNLSNTAALLIYEALRQQDFPGLK from the coding sequence ATGACAAATCACATTGTATTATTTCAACCTGAAATACCAGCAAATACTGGTAATATTGCTCGTACTTGTGCAGGTACGAATACGCATTTACATTTGATTAAACCACTTGGTTTTAGCACAGATGATAAAATGTTAAAAAGAGCTGGCTTAGATTATTGGGAATTCGTTAATATTACATATCATGACAGTATTGAAGAATTTTTCGACAATACTTCTGGTGAATATTATTTATTAACAAAGTTCGGACAAAAAACATATAGTGATTTTGATTTTTCTAATACAGAAGTAGATAATTATTTTATTTTTGGAAGAGAAACAACTGGTTTGCCAGATTGGGTAAAAGAAAAATATAAAGAGACAGCTTTAAGAATACCAATGAGTGACCATATTCGTTCACTTAATTTGTCGAACACGGCTGCCTTATTAATTTATGAAGCATTAAGACAACAAGACTTCCCAGGATTAAAGTAA
- the queG gene encoding tRNA epoxyqueuosine(34) reductase QueG, giving the protein MDYKQLKQDIIEYAHSIGIDSIGFTTADPFDELKQKLEDYHSKGYASGFEESDIALRTEPKLSLPTARSIIAIAVGYPNKLKGAPKSVRGDRRGLFARASWGQDYHTIMRTRLDKLSEFIKTKVENVDILSMVDTGVLSDRAVAERAGLGFAGRNGFIINKDLGTWTYLGEMLVSIPFEPDDPILDSCGDCTICVDRCPTGALVGNGQLNSQKCISFLTQTKGYMPDQYRYKIGNRLYGCDTCQQVCPKNRGINTQHDDIVLEPEILKPRLIPLLQMSNKEFKANYGHLAGAWRGKKPIQRNAILALAHFNEEAAVPELKEVAINDARPMIRATAYWAIGQILGEDARPFINEHFNSEDEEVQTEMLKGLETRRNT; this is encoded by the coding sequence TTGGATTATAAGCAGTTAAAGCAAGATATCATTGAGTATGCCCATTCAATTGGTATTGACAGTATAGGTTTTACAACTGCCGATCCCTTTGATGAATTAAAGCAGAAACTTGAAGATTATCATAGTAAAGGTTATGCTTCTGGTTTTGAAGAATCAGATATAGCTTTAAGAACAGAACCTAAATTATCTTTACCAACTGCAAGATCAATTATTGCGATTGCTGTTGGCTATCCTAATAAGTTAAAAGGTGCACCAAAGAGTGTTCGAGGTGATCGTAGAGGATTATTTGCTAGAGCTTCGTGGGGACAAGATTATCATACTATTATGCGAACGCGTTTAGATAAATTATCTGAATTCATAAAAACAAAAGTTGAAAATGTAGATATTCTATCTATGGTTGACACGGGTGTATTATCTGATAGAGCTGTCGCTGAGAGAGCCGGTTTAGGTTTTGCAGGGCGCAACGGATTTATTATCAATAAAGATTTAGGTACATGGACATATTTAGGAGAGATGTTGGTTAGTATACCTTTTGAACCCGATGACCCAATCTTAGATAGTTGTGGTGATTGTACTATTTGTGTTGATAGATGTCCAACGGGTGCATTAGTAGGTAATGGTCAACTTAATAGTCAAAAGTGTATTAGCTTTCTGACGCAAACAAAAGGCTATATGCCTGATCAATATCGTTATAAAATAGGCAATAGATTGTATGGTTGTGATACTTGTCAACAAGTATGCCCTAAAAATAGAGGAATCAACACACAGCATGATGATATCGTTTTGGAACCAGAAATTTTAAAACCAAGATTAATACCATTATTACAAATGTCTAACAAGGAGTTTAAAGCAAACTATGGACATCTTGCTGGAGCATGGAGAGGTAAAAAACCAATACAAAGGAATGCTATACTTGCTTTAGCACATTTTAATGAAGAAGCAGCAGTTCCGGAGTTAAAAGAAGTAGCCATTAATGATGCTCGACCTATGATACGTGCAACAGCTTATTGGGCGATTGGACAAATTCTAGGGGAAGATGCTCGACCATTTATTAATGAACACTTTAATAGTGAAGATGAAGAAGTGCAAACTGAAATGCTAAAAGGCTTAGAAACAAGGAGAAACACATAA
- a CDS encoding amino acid ABC transporter ATP-binding protein, whose translation MINIQNLNKTFGDNEVLKDINLEVNKGEVVAIIGPSGSGKSTLLRCMNLLETPTKGHVIFDGNDLTEKGVHLDQLRQKMGMVFQNFNLFPHKKVIENIVLAPKMLKNNSNDKLYEEAHSLLEKVGLKDKANVYPNSLSGGQKQRVAIARALAMHPEVLLFDEPTSALDPEVVGDVLKVMKDLAKEGMTMVVVTHEMNFAKDVSDKVIFMADGVVVESGTPIQIFENPQHERTQNFLSRVL comes from the coding sequence GTGATTAATATTCAAAATTTAAATAAAACGTTTGGTGATAATGAAGTACTAAAAGATATTAATCTTGAAGTGAATAAAGGAGAAGTAGTAGCAATTATCGGCCCTTCTGGTAGTGGTAAAAGTACCTTGTTAAGATGTATGAATTTGTTAGAGACACCTACAAAAGGTCATGTTATATTTGATGGTAATGATTTAACTGAAAAAGGTGTTCATTTGGATCAATTAAGACAAAAAATGGGGATGGTTTTTCAAAATTTTAATTTATTTCCGCATAAAAAAGTGATTGAAAATATCGTATTAGCACCTAAAATGTTAAAAAATAACTCTAATGATAAATTATACGAAGAAGCACATTCTTTATTAGAAAAAGTTGGACTGAAAGATAAGGCTAATGTGTATCCTAATTCATTATCTGGTGGGCAAAAGCAAAGAGTTGCAATAGCTAGAGCATTAGCTATGCATCCTGAAGTCTTATTATTTGATGAACCAACATCTGCATTGGATCCAGAAGTTGTTGGAGATGTGTTAAAAGTAATGAAAGATTTAGCAAAAGAAGGAATGACAATGGTAGTTGTTACTCATGAAATGAACTTTGCTAAAGATGTAAGTGATAAAGTCATTTTTATGGCTGATGGAGTTGTAGTTGAATCAGGTACACCAATACAAATATTTGAAAATCCGCAACATGAAAGAACTCAAAACTTTTTATCTCGCGTACTATAA
- a CDS encoding ABC transporter substrate-binding protein/permease codes for MKRLGKVLLIMSILISSIAINLNPVALADQDKTWDKIKERGELRVGLSADYAPMEFERNVKGKTEYAGVDIDLAKKIAKDNHLKLKIVNMSFDSLLGALKTGKIDLIISGMTTTPERKKEVDFSDSYMKTKNVMVVKKDDLNKYKEIKDFNNKKISAQKGTDQEKIAQTEIENASITSLSRLPDVILALKSGKVEGAVVEKPVAEAYLKQNPKLDISKAKFNDEEKDTVIAVPKNSPELLANVNKSIKEVKDKGLIDKYLTHAAQDMEDNGNFFTKYGSFFLKGIKITVLISLIGVALGSILGAVVALLKLSRFKILSWIATIYIEVLRGTPMLVQVFIVFFGITAALGLDISALVCGTIALVINSSAYIAEIIRAGINAVDKGQMEASRSLGLSYSQTMRTVIMPQAIKKILPALGNEFVTLIKESSIVSTIGVSEIMFNAQVVQGNSFDPFTPLLVAAALYFVLTFVLTRIMAVIEGRLSASD; via the coding sequence ATGAAAAGGTTAGGGAAAGTCCTTTTAATTATGAGCATATTAATTAGCAGCATTGCGATTAATTTAAATCCAGTGGCGTTGGCTGATCAAGATAAAACTTGGGATAAAATTAAAGAACGTGGAGAACTAAGAGTTGGTTTGTCTGCAGATTATGCACCAATGGAATTTGAGCGTAATGTGAAAGGCAAAACTGAATACGCTGGCGTCGATATAGACTTGGCTAAAAAAATTGCAAAAGATAATCATCTAAAATTAAAAATTGTTAATATGTCTTTTGATAGTTTACTAGGTGCATTAAAAACTGGGAAAATAGACTTAATTATTTCTGGTATGACTACAACGCCAGAACGTAAAAAAGAAGTTGATTTCTCTGATTCATATATGAAAACAAAAAATGTCATGGTAGTAAAAAAAGACGACTTAAATAAATATAAAGAAATAAAGGATTTTAATAACAAAAAGATAAGTGCTCAAAAAGGTACAGATCAAGAAAAAATAGCACAAACTGAAATTGAAAATGCATCTATAACATCTTTAAGCAGATTGCCTGATGTCATCTTAGCATTAAAAAGTGGCAAAGTAGAAGGGGCAGTAGTTGAAAAGCCAGTTGCTGAAGCTTATTTAAAGCAAAATCCAAAATTAGATATTTCGAAAGCAAAGTTTAATGATGAAGAAAAAGATACAGTAATAGCTGTGCCTAAAAATTCACCTGAATTATTAGCTAATGTGAATAAATCAATTAAAGAAGTAAAAGATAAAGGATTAATAGATAAATACTTAACACATGCGGCTCAAGATATGGAAGATAATGGCAACTTCTTTACTAAATATGGTAGTTTTTTCTTAAAAGGTATTAAAATAACAGTATTAATCTCATTAATTGGCGTTGCATTAGGTTCAATATTAGGAGCAGTAGTAGCATTGCTGAAATTAAGCAGATTTAAAATTTTATCTTGGATTGCAACAATTTATATAGAAGTGCTGAGAGGAACTCCAATGCTAGTGCAAGTTTTCATCGTCTTCTTTGGTATAACAGCTGCCTTAGGATTAGATATATCAGCGTTAGTGTGCGGTACAATAGCTTTAGTAATAAATTCATCTGCTTATATTGCTGAAATTATTAGAGCAGGTATTAATGCAGTAGACAAAGGTCAAATGGAAGCATCTAGAAGTTTAGGATTGAGTTATTCTCAAACTATGAGAACAGTTATCATGCCACAAGCGATTAAAAAAATATTACCTGCCTTAGGTAACGAATTTGTAACATTGATTAAAGAATCTTCTATTGTTTCAACAATTGGTGTTAGCGAAATTATGTTTAATGCTCAAGTCGTTCAAGGTAACTCGTTCGATCCATTTACACCATTGTTAGTGGCAGCAGCGCTATACTTTGTGCTTACATTTGTGTTAACTCGTATTATGGCTGTTATTGAAGGGAGATTGAGTGCTAGTGATTAA